Proteins from one Podospora pseudocomata strain CBS 415.72m chromosome 4, whole genome shotgun sequence genomic window:
- a CDS encoding hypothetical protein (COG:Q; EggNog:ENOG503P1FM), which produces MAWNHTSTVTASSLQVPFLGNLVETLSVTALVILFTTYAILYFAQTIPLSKNEPPIIPSRIPFLGHVLGMLFQGGRYVKNLGLQNSHHPIFTLPIPLSRIYIITSPTLALPLQRLPPSTLSFTPLIPNITKRVLGLNPHTVDVISQAMDPLPGQHIGFLADMADLVKSTLAPGEEMSALLSRMEHELKSLLNAYVPPPPSQREIDLLAWTRNLVALATARSLYGASNPLEGLEGSFWEFDHGLGGLLVGICPQVTARKAYRGREKLVQSFAAWLRNGKHKEADVAPIIANRVAMAAKHGWELQEIARSEVSFLFAGIVNTATTSFWGVLQTFNDPKLLGGLRAELAVDPNSETIEARLKDAKLLLEAVVNECLRLGSDTYSTRVVVPKEGVEVEVKGKEYWFQGGAVVQISGGTIHASKENWGEDAREFKPERFLKGVSFKNFRAFGGGQTLCPGRNFALAVVRLLIAMVVTKFDIEVVGGKIPEKEDGVLPVHILEPKERVIVKVSVRDKREFGDFGATDKTSR; this is translated from the exons ATGGCATGGAACCACACCTCCACCGTGACGGCCTCGTCTCTACAGGTCCCCTTTTTAGGGAATCTCGTCGAGACTCTGTCCGTTACTGCTCTTGTCATTCTTTTTACGACCTATGCGATTCTATACTTTGCTCAGACGATTCCACTGTCAAAAAATGAACCGCCCATCATCCCTTCAAGGATCCCATTTCTGGGCCATGTGCTTGGGATGCTGTTTCAGGGGGGCAGATATGTGAAGAATTTGGG CCTCCAaaactcccaccacccaatcttcaccctccccatccccctctcccgcatctacatcatcacctcgcccaccctcgccctccccctccaacgcctccccccctccaccctctccttcacccccctcatcccgAACATAACCAAGCGAGTCCTCGGTCTAAACCCCCACACCGTCGACGTCATCAGCCAGGCTATGGACCCCCTCCCAGGACAGCACATAGGCTTCCTAGCCGACATGGCCGACCTGGTAAAATCAACCCTCGCCCCCGGAGAAGAAATGAGCGCTCTCCTCTCCAGAATGGAGCACGAACTCAAATCGCTACTGAATGCTTAcgtccccccccctccctcccaacggGAAATCGATCTCCTCGCTTGGACAAGGAACCTCGTCGCCCTGGCCACAGCCCGCAGCCTCTACGGCGCGTCAAACCCGCTGGAGGGATTAGAGGGGTCATTCTGGGAATTCGACCACGGCCTCGGCGGGCTACTGGTCGGCATCTGTCCCCAGgtgacggcgaggaaggccTACCGCGGAAGGGAGAAACTGGTGCAGTCTTTTGCGGCCTGGCTCCGAAACGGAAAGCACAAAGAGGCAGACGTGGCAcccatcatcgccaaccgGGTAGCCATGGCCGCGAAACACGGGTGGGAGCTACAAGAGATAGCCAGGTCCGAAGTGAGCTTCCTATTCGCCGGGATCGTCAACACCGCCACGACGAGCTTCTGGGGTGTACTGCAGACGTTCAACGACCCAAAACTCCTGGGGGGGTTAAGGGCAGAGTTGGCTGTTGATCCCAACAGCGAGACGATCGAGGCAAGGTTGAAGGATGCCAAGCTGCTcttggaggcggtggtgaacGAGTGTTTGAGGCTTGGGAGCGACACTTACTCcacgagggtggtggtcccAAAGgagggggtcgaggttgaagtcAAAGGAAAAGAGTACTGGTTTCAGGGGGGCGCGGTGGTGCAGATTTCGGGGGGGACGATACATGCCTCCAAGGAAAACTGGGGGGAGGACGCGAGGGAATTCAAACCGGAGAGGTTCTTGAAGGGGGTCAGCTTCAAGAACTTTAGGGCTTTTGGTGGGGGGCAGACGCTCTGTCCGGGGAGGAATTTTGCCCTTGCTGTTGTCAGGTTGTTGATTGCCATGGTGGTGACCAAGTTTGATATCGAGGTTGTAGGCGGGAAGATCccggagaaggaggacggggtGCTGCCGGTGCATATCCTGGAGCCcaaggagagggtgataGTCAAGGTAAGCGTGAGGGATAAGAGAGAGTTTGGGGATTTTGGAGCAACAGACAAGACGAGTAGGTGA
- a CDS encoding hypothetical protein (EggNog:ENOG503NYYR; COG:E), whose product MTLTVLTDDQISGLVSNLTKEELQRFMGVLRGALHEYSTATTVPSKENAAVTAAPEIHQPERTSINSKATGATTLFMPSSSSVGTGMKVVTLTSPSAEGDEDARPKENIKPTGAITLFSPHGTPLGFLHASTLTAFRTALASLLLISKRDPSSHLKTITVFGTGAQAYWHIRLSLLLLGQHIHQVNILSRSFSPPVSSLLKSFLTCPNREKEGWENTQFSVLTPAHNEYERLLKEQLLESDVIICCTPSTKPLWDGGILTSHEGRQKGRLIVAIGSYKPDMQEIPQEVIQQALKRHHHGVGGKHHWHWHKHAEEGGVVVVDTLDGALKEAGELIRAGCRPEMLVELGELVMLNDYHEHRHHRHHRDEKENNKQEVGEKGEEQDKDHWKLSKWLAEGNVIYKSVGLGLMDLSVGMEIVRFAGEKGVGSRIEGF is encoded by the exons atgaCTCTCACCGTGTTAACCGACGACCAGATCTCGGGGCTGGTCTCCAACTTGACCAAGGAAGAGCTCCAGAGGTTTATGGGGGTTTTGAGAGGGGCGTTGCACGAGTATTCAACCGCCACGACTGTCCCCTCTAAAGAAAATGCtgccgtcaccgccgccccgGAGATCCACCAGCCGGAGAGGACGTCGATAAACAGCAAGGCCACCGGGGCCACGACGTTGTTCATGCCGAGTTCTAGCTCTGTCGGGACGGGGATGAAAG TCGTCACGCTGACCTCCCCTTCTGCCGAAGGGGATGAAGACGCACGCCCAAAGGAAAACATCAAACCCACCGGCGCGATAACGTTGTTCTCACCTCACGGCACGCCCCTTGGATTCCTCCACGCCTCTACTCTGACGGCCTTTCGCACCGCGTTGGCTTCCCTGCTGCTCATCTCGAAGCGAGACCCCTCGTCCCATTTGAAAACCATTACCGTTTTTGGGACTGGTGCTCAGGCGTACTGGCATATCCGGCTCTCTTTGCTTTTGCTGGGGCAGCATATCCACCAGGTCAACATTTTGTCCCGGTCGTTCTCGCCACCGGtgtcctccctcctcaagtCGTTTTTGACATGTCCAAacagggagaaggaaggcTGGGAAAACACCCAGTTTTCGGTTTTGACGCCGGCGCATAATGAGTATGAGAGGTTGCTGAAGGAGCAATTGCTGGAGTCAGATGTGATTATCTGTTGTACTCCGAGCACGAAACCGCtgtgggatggggggattCTGACCAGTCATGAGGGGAGGcagaaggggaggttgattgTGGCTATTGGGAGTTATAAGCCGGATATGCAGGAGATTCCGCAGGAGGTGATACAGCAGGCGTTGAAGAGGCATCATCacggggtgggggggaagcATCACTGGCATTGGCATAAGCatgccgaggaggggggggttgtggttgttgatacGTTGGATGGGGCGTtgaaggaggcgggggagttGATTCGGGCGGGGTGTAGGCCCGAGATGTTGGTTGA GTTGGGCGAGCTGGTGATGCTTAATGATTATCACGAGCACCGTCACCATCGGCATCAcagggatgagaaggagaataACAAACaagaggttggggagaagggcgaggagcAGGATAAGGATCACTGGAAACTGTCTAAGTGGCTTGCGGAAGGGAATGTCATTTACAAGAGTGTGGGCTTGGGGCTGATGGATTTGAGTGTGGGGATGGAGATTGTGAGGTTTGCTGGGGAGAAGGGCGTGGGGAGTCGGATCGAGGGGTTCTAG